A region of the Macrobrachium nipponense isolate FS-2020 chromosome 14, ASM1510439v2, whole genome shotgun sequence genome:
ctcttcagttttagtttccatccattatttcttgtctggtttggCAACTTATCACACATCACTGACAGGTTTTGTTGCAATTCAGCACCTTATCCTTAGTCCTAAATCACTTTTCATTAGCTTATCCAATGTTTGCTAAAGAGGCGTCCATACTGTCATAAACATGTCCCAAACACATTCACAACATATCACACACATATCCGTAACATTTGGGATACAAGGTAATCCCTTATTGGTAGTCCTAAACACGGCTTCGTACACTTATCCAGCGTTGGCCAAAGATGGATCTATATACTGTCGTGAGCATGTCATAAACATGATGGCAACATATCATACACATCAAAAAAAGGTTGGATATAAGTCAACGCCTTATCCTTAGTCCGAAACCAGGCTTCTTAAGTTTATCCAGCCTTTGTCATAGAGGCATCCATTCTGCCATAAACATGTCGCAAACATGTTGCCAACATATCACACTTATCAGAAACATGTTGGATACAAGTCAACACCTCATTGGTAATCCTAAGTCAGGCTTCATAATCTTATCCAGAATTTGCCAAAGATTTGTTCTTCACCTACAGACTGACTTATTtaagtttgtgatatgtatgtgctAAGTTCCTGACATGTGTTTGTGATATGTTTTTTACTGTAGTATGAACACAACATTATCGACAGAAATCGTACCAGTCTAAAATAATCTCGTACTGCTTTGTCTAATGTTTATTCTGGGTCTGGTGAACATCCAATTAATTGTCTATATTTATTCAAGCGAATTGTTCGACTGGCAGTATTCCTTGATCACAGTTAttactgaccaaaaaaaaaaaaaaaaaaaaaaaaaacaaaaaaaaaaaaaaaaaaaaggtttctataTGTCTGCTATAGATTctgctaaaattatttttattttggttttgatacttTTTGATATCAAGTTCAATCAAATGTTTCTTTAATAGTACAGGCACTGTTATACCCTAAAACTGACGACAGGAGTGTAAGATACATTTTGTTGGTTAGCTTCCCCTTTTCATTATACAAATCCACTCAGTATTTATTGAAAGTATTCCTTGCTCAGACTTAAgtgtcatatataaataaaatgaatatccaAAAGACTTAGAAGCCAGAACACAGAAATTGGTATTATGGCCACTTGCCTAGTCTGGAAGTAACCAGTAAATGAAGTCGATTAActaactttcctcctccactttcCCTTTACAAAAGTTTACTCACCTTCAGTAGCTGACTTTTTCACACGGGAGAAGTAAACAGTCAACGCTATAATTAGCGTAATGCAGACACAGCAGATGGGTACTGAGAACACTAGTGCTAGCTCTGTGTAGGCTTCTGGCCCGGGAAGCTCTTTGTAGCCTTCTGGCCCAGGCAGATCTGCAATAGAATGTTGTTAAATTATCATTAGCCAAAAATAGGTTTCTCAGAATACTCGTAGTAGCACTGTAACATgatgatttattttgttgttttagaaGGTATTTTACTAAGATATATCTTGCATTTCTATGTGATGTAGAAGTTCACCAATTCATGAAAGACTATGCGTGAACATATCAACTTACAGCAGCTGAAATAGTCGAGACACTGGTGCCAGTAGATCTTTTTTCTGCTCTTAATATACAGGGTTAGGTTGTGTTTACTTGAGTTTGTCTTAGTTGATGTCACATATTGATTGGAGCCCGCCGATCTCACATATGTATTGAAGTACACTGTCTTAAAAGAATAGTAAAACAATAACACTAAAAAATCGGTTTTCAGTCTTAAATAGAATTAGGCATTTGGATccattttgaaataaaagttttataacaGGTGTCATTTCAGCTTATATATTGAAATAAACGTGACTCCCTACTGTGCTGGTAATAGttaaaaatacagtatttttgtTTCCACTTTGTTAGTTTCTTTAGAATTTCGGATATAAATCAGATAAATATGCAGTAGTAACTAATGAGGAGATTTCAAGGAGAAAAAACTCGTAGTGGGAACAATGATTTTGACACTTACCGATTCCTTAAACGAAATCTCAAAGAAATGCCACATTTTTGGTTTGATTGGAGATGTCTCGTTTTGGTAATACCAGTGATCTTTGAAAAATGAGGCCTTCTCCACTTCAAAGGTCAATGAGGTATTTGTGTCACTGGTCCAAAATGCTAGTGTAATAGAACTTTCTTTTTGCAGACTGAAGGCAACCGCTTCATTATCTTCAGAGACCCGGAAATCGTGTTCTAGAAATCGCAAAAGTATGGAAGACTTGTAATACACAAAAGAAGTCTGATGCTGTTACGATATGGTGTTGTAATGcttgtaaaattaaaattcaatgttCGTATTAACAGCTAGGCAATAATAACCTAGAGTATCCATTTCCAAACATTTATCATAGATTTAAACGAGCTGAAGACCTTGAAAATCCAAATTGGAcgtgaaataaagaatttctccTTTCCTACACTGGCCAAAGTGCTGGACTCATTTCTCTCATCCTTGAGTTTGAGTTTGGTTATGGAAATTAATTATTCCCTTTCTCTCACATTCAGATTTTCAATGATTCCAgtagaaatgaaatacaaaagtaCAGATGCCCTGACATTGTTTAAAAATCGAACGCACTGTTGACTGGTGTATAACCAGGGGACGACAATAAAAGCTTCAGGCTAGTTATATGTTGCTACATTGCGTCATCGACAAACTATTTTTTTGTTGCTTGGAACTTGTAAATCTTTGAATTATATCAATATTGCTCGTTTTGTTGTATGAATTACACAAAGAATAACAGCTCTACTTCACCCAGTAACAATATAATCCGGAATATATTACTGACTCGGTATTCCAAATCTTgaatccatcatcgaagaaaaaaTGATTTATCTTACACTCGGAAAACGTCAACAAATCCAAAGGAAATACACccactaaaactctctctctctctctctctctctctctctctctctctctctctcatatcatggGAGATCTACTTTGACCTTGCTTACCCAAAATTAAATTTCGAGTTACGTCTATAATTGTATAGATGTTATTTTCTTAAGAACCCAATATTCCTTTACCAAGTCCAGTGATCTCTTTACAATAGAAAGTTTACTCTTTCTACATTTAATGGGACATTTCCAGTGTGACACTTACCCGCTCGAGCAGATGAACAGAAAGCGATGCATCCCACAAGAAACACCAACGTCTTCGCCATACTCCAAGAAGATTCGATCATTAATTCGTCTCAGTGACTTGCCTATCGTTTACCTGTTCTTCCTAGGCACCTGTGAGGACCTGCTTCTAGTAAGAGGTCCTTCTCTTCCTGGAAAACCTACCGAAGTCGTGAGCACCAATAATTCGTTCACTAAATCCACTGAATCTGTCCCGTTGGAAGTTCAGCTAACTGACGGGTTGCGTTCAGTTGGAATGTGGGAGGGGAGGACCCAGACAATTTACTGGAAGGTTTTTGAACGAATAACTGTGTGTTCTTGTTGCCGCCACTTTTGGATTACTGTGACTGGTTGCTTTGTCCCGTCAATCTGAAAACTCTTTGTGAACGAGTGAGCGTCCTGGAGATGAACTTTGGTATTTCGTCAGAGGATTTCCGCTCTCGCTTTGTGAATCCCAACTGAAATTCTTTTTATAGCTTCTTTTTGGATCATTTTTTTCGCGATGACCAATGTCACCAGCTCGTGATAGTATCtcaagattttgttttatttcatttggtttcTCAGGACTCAGATTTGGCTTCCATCGACTAAGTGACATTTGTGAAAAGTAATGATCATTTCCGCTCTTCCAGCTTAAGTCACATTGACCTTCACATTGACTATCACATTGAATGTCAAATTGATCACATCGACTGTCATATTGACAAATTCGTAAGCATTGACTATTTTGATAAGAAACTTGAATATAAAACGTATCATTTTAGTCGTCAAGAGGAAGCCTTTCcgttacaatatttttatttttatttttgtcaaagcCAAGTGCTCTTCATCCAGCATTGAACGACAGAATTAACTTAAACGAAAGGTTTATAAGAACATCTCAATAGCAGAGATGGCAGGGactaaatcaaactgatttaatcaagtgattaaatcattgatttttttatttaaaaaatcatgatttttttttaaattcgacaGCAAACAAATTGATAAACATGGTTTTGAAGTTAATATAAACTCAACCATaagtgctgcatctatttattttgagataaaaaattacaagtacatacatactttaggccagtactcgaaacctaaaagaaaaatcaatagtaattctgtcataaaatacattttgagcaaaaaaattattgaaaaaaaacctttaagacataaaaaacaaataaataaaaaaaataaattattgatatttttctttttttctttttttcaaaacgaaagattttttttttaaatcaccaacCCTGCTCAATAGGTAAAAGGACTGCATTCACATGCATCCCTCACGGGAAAGTCCATTTCTTGCCCATTAGCAGTACGCGGTGGCTTATCATCACTTTTAGATGGCctagtaaaaatgaaaacaactaaattGTCACAGGGTATTGAAAGAATAACCATGACGTCATCTCTTACTTAGCACTGTAGAAAACATGGGTTCACGTCACCCCCCAGTTATAGTttgcggcggggggggggggttggggggggggggggggcttgaaTAGCCGCTTTGGTGCACGtacttgttccttgtgaataggtttcatctaatgaaatgataatgatgatgataataataatagtaactttTTTCTACCACGTCATCTtattcgactgagtggtttttatagtgagggggggggggggggggtgggttggtgggggggggggctttgagaggtgttccgggttgcatcctggttccctaggagtccatcacttttctcactatgtacgctgtttccaggagcacactcttctgcatgagtcctggagctacttcagcatctaatttttttccaggttcctttccagggatcttgggatcgtgcctagtgttcctatgattatgggtacaatttccaatggcatacCCCAAATCCTTCTtgcttctattttcaggtcttgatacttatccattttttctcttcctttctcatctactctggtgtcccatggtattgcgacatcgatgacgatgaatgatactttcttcctggttttgtcaatcaacatcacgtctggtctatcggCACATATAACCCTATATGCTCTAATGCcattagtcccagaggatctttgcctgatcgttttctattactccttcaggttggtgttcataccatttattaatgcaaggtagtttgtgtttcttgcacaggctccagtggagggcttttgcccctGAATCATTGCCTCTTTTTGCacttgttctgtgcaagtgccggagattcacttgctatgtagtttatggtctcgtttttcatgttGCACCTCCTgtatataggagagatgttatttccatctatcgttctttgaacatatcggattcttagggcctgatcttgtgccgctgttatcattccttcagtttccttcttgagctctcccttctgtagccattgccatgtttcatcactggccagttctttagtctgtctcgcgtactgtccgtgcatggttttgttgtgccattcctccgttctgttaGTCATTCTCCTGTCCCATTATGTTTCCGGGTCTTTGTCTGAATttttcagtccttcttcccatgcacactTGAGCCAATTATATTCAGTGGTTTTCAgaaattgccccagtgctttgttctcgaCGTTGTCACATCATCTATGCTCATTTAACTGACAGAATGCTTTATGATTAAACATTTTGAAGACGACCAGGTCTGGCGACAGCAAATGTACGTGATTAGATTTGCTcaagaaggaaaaattgaagacgAGAAGAAGTGTGacgttttatgatatttattatcCGGTTCATATTGACGCAACGATATTCGAGAAAGACAACGTTAGCTTGTATCCTGCCAGACATTACATTATCGTGCAGTGACAGATAAAAAGAGGACTGGATTATGACTATTAGCGTGTCGATGCAAGCTAATTACTAATGCTTGAAGTAGCCAAATGTACTGGGCTTTGCCAATTCGAAATAGATGGATTTGCAGCTgtctgttatatataaatattcactgaGATGATGtctgtgcacgtgtgtgtgttgtgtgtgtgtgtgtgtgtgtgttatcctgGCAAAATGGTAATATCACAAAGCAGCAACTATTTTCCTAAACCTGCtgtataaaatatgattattACATCCTTTGGGTATAGATTAGAATCCTTAACAGCCTTTCACTTTCATTATGAAGGTTCTCTTAGAACATTTTTGAGTTGATACCAGGAGGTAaatggattaggatgtctcgaagacttattagtccatcctcagaggagacatcgtgtgctcacttgtctctaggagcaggttttactgttcattcattcagtgtcctaatgattttgtctagctttctttgaaactcttccacattcctgctgttgacaacttctggtggtgtgtgtgtgtgtggggggggggggtgggggggggggagggggggggtcgggggcgggggcggggggttgaTGGGTCGGGGGTGAGTCTTTCAACAATTGGAATTCTCtgcttatatttttctgtttttttagtaAAGTACTTTGAATGAGTAACAGAGAGAAAAATTCGATCAGTATATTGAACCGTATTAGAATTTGCAGATGACGAGAATATCACTTTGTTTCAAGAAATGACATCTACACATGATGAGAGCATCGAGGCATCGGTGCCAgtcattttcttcctttctttcttttttcttaatgtgCAGGACTAGGTTTTCTTTATTGGATTTCATCTCACTCGAATCTACATTTGGGTAGGAGTCCACCGTTTTTAAATGATTGTAAAACAACAGAGGATGAGATCAGCATTTATTCCAACCTTACTTTGCATACAAAATAGTAAAACTGgaaaaaagagactaaatataTATGGGCTATCCGTCCTAACAAGAGCCAGTGCTGGCCAAAGACAGCTTAATCCAGCAACAGAAAAtcagttaaaatataaaatatacattaacaacaaatataaaattaacagttataattaaatgataaaatgacaaaagtcaaaatatggaaatttggttattataatattatagatatgcaTTTTAAAGATGGAGAAAAGCAGcgtaaataaacatgaaaatatattacatcaTCCTTATGAAGTAGTTAAAactattaagaaaacaaaaagtaacCACAATATTATGTCTTTATCTCAAAATTAGACCAATAATGAAAAAGTGAGGCCAGATTGTCTATGTAACACAGGATAAGGGTCAATAGACTCAGAAAATCTCATGTTAATATTTTGGTCTTTGAATGTATGGCAACTCTGCCTCTACTACCCCATATGCCACGCAATGCCTCTATTAGCCCATATTACACTTAATGCCTCTACTCACCCATATGCCACGTAATGCCTCTACTAACCCATATGACACTCAGTGCCCCTAGTAGCCTATATGACACTTAATGCCTCTACTAGCCCATATAATACTTAATGCCTCTACTAGCCCATATGCCATTTAATGCCTCTACTAGCCATTATGACACTTAATACCTCTACTAGCCCATATGACACTCATTGCCTCTAGTTGTCCATATGACTCTTAACCTTCTTTTGTTGAATCTTCTGCTTCTCCTGTTTCGTCCACTGTTTTCCGAGAGTTGGTTTCTCAGACTCTTTCAGGTAACGAAACTGTTGATTCATTCGTCCAAAACTGCATCAGATTTTTCACTAGTGATCGTATGGGCCATAGTATCATTCTAAGcaatttgaaactgaaaatataCTTCTGaactaaaattcctttcttttaagtttttgttaTTACCTGTCACATATCCAGCGTTGGTTGCTGATATGATATGTTCATATTAGACGTCATTACTTTGATCTTAGTGGATTATGCATCCATTAGCAATATGATCAAAATTCTTCAGTTCGTACAAAGAATTAAGAATAATATCTGAACtacaaaaggaagaaaattatCGTCATGGGGAGCTACTGAAATATAATCTCCATCCACAATACATTACCCCGATATTGCCTCATCatttaccccccacccccaaatcccTCACTATTGTTTGTGACTCACAGATGCTAGAGGGTGGTTGATGGAAGACACAACGATTTCCTCATAGATGTGTTCTTCTTGGTTGGTATTTTGACCACTGACTGAAATGAAAGACACAGTATTACATTCCACACACTCCAACTACAGTTCTCCATCTTATCCTGACAGTAAGCAGGTTAGTTGaaattctttttcaaatttttgttGTGTTCTGTGTTGTTGTTCGCCTCAGGTTCTGGAATGAGTCACCAATTTGAGTGCCCAAGGATGCGTCTACACTTTCATGTACATGTtacagttacaaggagttacaaggattaggatgtctcaaagacttgttaggccATCCTTaggggagacatcgtgtgctcgcttactgtaggagtaggttttattgtgcattcacagtgtcctaatgatttttgtctagctttcttttaaactcttccacactgttgctgtttacaactccttgtggcagtttattccacatgtaacattttatgtatgttaagaagttcccacaatgggatgtgttgtatctcttcagttctagtttccatccattatttcttgtctggtttggCAACTTGTCACACATCACTGACAGGTTTTGTTGCAATTCAGCACCTTATCCATAGTCCTAAATCACTTTTCATTAGCTTATCCAATGTTTGCTAAAGAGGCGTCCATACTGTCATAAACATGTCCCAAACACATTCacaacatatcacacacacacctgaAACATTTGGGATACAAGTTAATGCCTTATCGGTAGTCCTAAACACGGCTTCGCACACTTAACCGGCGTTGGCCAAAGATGGATCTATATTGTCGAGCATATCATAAACATGTTGGCAACATTTCGCACACACATCAAAAACACGTTAGGATACAAGTCAACGCCTTATCGGTAGTCCGAAACCAGGCTTCTTAAGCCTATCCAGCGTTCGCCAAAGAGGCGTCCATACTGCCATaaacatgtcacaaacatgttgCCAACATATCACACTTATCAGAAACATGTTGGATACAAGTCAACACTTCATTGGTAATCCTAAGTCAGGCTTCATAATATTATCTAGTTTTTGCTAAAGATTTGTTCTTCACCTACATATTCTGACTTATTTAAGTTTGTGATATGTAGGTGCTAAGTTCCTGACATGTGTTTGTAATATGTTTTTTAATGTAGTGTGAACACAACATTATCGACAGAAATCGTACCAGTCTATAATAATCTCGTAATGCTTTGCCTACTGTTTATTCTGGCTCAGGTGAACATCCAATTAATTGTCTATACAAATTCAAGCGAACTGTTCGACTGGCAATGTTCCTTGATCACAGTTattgatgacaaaaaaaaaagtttctatatTTCACCTGTAGATTCtgctaaaattattttcattttgttctttgttgagTCCACAGTCACATGGTTTTGATACTTTTTTATATCAAGTTCAAAACCATAGTACAGGGACTCTTATACGCTAAAACTGATGACAGGAATGTAAGATACTTTTTGTTGGTTAGCATGCCCTTTTCATTATACAAATCCACTCAGTAATTATTGAAAGAATTCCTTGCTCAGCCGTAAGTGTCTATAAAATGAATATCCAAAAGTCTTAGAAGCCAGAACACAGAAATTGGCATTATGACCACTTGCCTACTCTGGAAGTAAACAGTAAATGATGTCGATTAACTAACTTTCTTCCTCCACTTTCCCTTTATAAAAGTTTACTCACCTTCAGTAGCTGACTTTTTCACACGGGAGAAGTAAACAGTCAACGCTATAATTAGCGTAATGCAGACACAGCAGATGGGTACTGAGATCACCAGTGCTAGCTCTGTGTAGGCTTCTGGCCCGGGAAGCTCTTTGTAACCTTCTGGACCGGGCAGATCTGCAATAGAATTTTGCTAAATTATCATTAGCCAAAAATAGATTTCTCAGAATACTCGTAGTAGCACTATAACATGATGATTTATTTCGTTGTTTTAGAAGGTATTTTACTAAGATATATCTTGCATTTCTATGTGATGTAGAAGTTCAGCAATTCATGAAAGTGAATGCGTGAAGATGTAAACTTACAGCAGCTGGAATAGTCGAGACACCGGTTccagtagattttttttctgctcttAATATAAAGGGTTAGGTTGTATTTACTTGAGTTTGTCTTAGTCGATGTCACATATCGATTGTGGCCTACCGATCTCACATATGTATTGAAGTACACTGTCTTAAAAGAATAGTAAAACAATAGCACTAAAAAATCGGCCTTTAGTCTTAAATAGGATTAGGCATTTGGATccattttgaaataaaagttttataacaGGTGTCATTTCAGcttatatattgaaataaaagaatGACTCCTTCCTGTGCTGGCGATAGttaaaaatatagtatttttgtttccactttgttaatttctttagaatttggtatataaataagataaatatgcaGTAGTAACTAATGAGGAAATATCAAGGAGGAAAAACTCGTAGTGGGAACAATGATCTTGACACTTACCGATGCCATAAACGAAATGTGAAAGTAATGCCATATTTTTGGTTTGATTGGAGATGTCTTGTTTTGGTAATACCATTGATCTTTGAAAAATAAGGCCTTTTCCACTTCAATGGTGAATGAGGTATTTGTCTCACGGGTCCAAAATGCTAGTATAATAATACTTCCATTTTGCAGACTGAAGGCAACCGCTTCATCATCTTCAGAGATCCGGAAATCGTGTTCTAAAAATCGCAAAAGTATGGAAGACTTGTAATACACAAAAGAAATCTGATGCTGTTACGATATATGGTGTTGCAATGCTTGTAAAATTGTAATTTACTGTTCATGATTGTATTGCTAAGCAATACAATCTGAGATTCCCCATTTCCAAACATCTATCTTCGAGTTAAATGAGCTGAAAACCTTGAAAATCCAAATGGGAAGTGAAATTAAGAATTTCTCCTTTCCTGAATAGATCAAAGTACTGGACTCATTTCTCTCATCCTTGAGTTTGAGTTTGGTTATGGAAATTAattattccctctctctcacattcaGATTTTCAAAGATTCCAgtagaaatgaaatacaaaagtaCATATTCCGTGATATTTATTGTTAGGAATCGAACGCACTGTTTACCGGTGTATGACCAAGGGACGATAATAAAAGCTTCAACATAGTTATCTGTGGCTACATTGCGTCATCATCAACAAACTATTTTTGTGTTCCATGGAGCTTGTAAATCTTTTAATTATATCAATATTGCTCCTTTTGTTATAAGAATTACACAAAGAATAGCAGCTCTAATTCACTCAATAACAATATAATCAGGAATATATTGCTGACTCGGTATTCCAAATCTTgaatccatcatcgaagaaaaaaTGATTCATCTTACACTCGGGAAACGTCAAAAAATCCAAAGGCAATACACCCActaaaaccctctctctctctctctctctctctctctctctctctctctctctctctctctctctctctctctcattcatgtgGGGATACTTTGACCTGGAGCATGAAATTAAGAATATTATCACTAATACCTTGCCTACCCAAAATTAAATTTCGAGTTACGTCTATAATTGTATAGATGTTATTTTCTTAACAACCCGATAATCCTTTACCAAGTCCAGTGGCCTCTTAACAATAGACAGTTTACTCTATCTATATTTAATGGAACATTTCCAGTGTGACACTTACCCGCTCGAACAGATGAACAGAAAGCGATGCATCCCACAAGAAATACCAACGTCTTCGCCATAATCCAAGAAGATTCGATCATTAATTCGTCTCAGTGACTTGCCTATCGTTTACCTGTTCTTCCTATGCGCCTGAGAGGACCTGCTTCTAGTGAGAGGTCCCTCTTCTCGAAATGCTACTGAAGGCGTCGTCGTGAGCGCCAAGGATTCGATCACTAAATTCACTAACTAACTGACGGATTGCGTTCAGTTGGAATCTGGGATGGGAGGACCCAGACAATTTATTGAAAGGTTTTTGAACGAATAATTGTGTTCTTGTCGTCGCCACTTTTGGATTACTGTGACTGTTGCTTTTTCTCGTCAATCTGAAAACTCTGTGAATGAATGAGGGTTCTGGAGGTGACCTTTGGTATTTCGTCAGAGGATTTCCGCTCTCGCTTTGTGAATCCCAACTGGAATTCTTTTTATAGCCTCTTGTTGGATCATTTTTTCCGTGACGACCAACGTCACCAGATCGTGATATTATCTCAAgacattgttttatttcatttgttttctcaCGACTCAGATTTGGCTTCCATCGACTAAGTGACATTTGTGAACAGTAATGATCATTTACGCTATTCCAGCTTAAGTCACATTGACTGTCACATTGACTATCACATTGAATGTCACATTGATCACATCGACTGTCATGTTGACAAATTCGTAAGCATTGATCATTTTGATAAGAAACTTGAACATAAAACGTATCATTTTAGTCGTCAAGAGGAAACGGTTCCGttacaatatttttattgttatttttgtcaaATCCAAGTATTAAAATGATTGTAAAACAACAAATGATGAGATCAGCATTTATTTCAAGCTTACTTTGCATACAAAAAGGTAAAACTGGATAAAAGAGACTAAATTTATATGGGCTATTCGTCCAAACAAGACCTGTGCTGGCCAAAGACAGCTTTCCAGCAACAGATAAtcagttaaaatataaaatatatgttgacAACAAATATCAACTTAACACTTAAAATTAAAGCATAAAATGACAAAAGTCAAAATATGGAAAGTGGCTTATTATAATGTTATAATATGCATTTAAAAGATGGAGAAAGCAgcgtaaataaacataaaaatagatCACATCATCCCTTATAAAGCAATTAaaactattattaaaaaaagaaaaagtaaccaTAAtattatgtctttatatataattaagaccAATGATAGAAAAGTGAGGCCAAATTATCTATGTGCTCAGAAAATCTCATGTTGATATCTTGGTCTTTGAATGTATGGCAATTCTGCCTCTACTAGCCCATATGACACTTAATGCCTCTACTAGGCCATATGACACTAAATGCCTCTACTAGCCCATATACCACCTAATGCCTCTACTAGCCCATATGACACTCATTGCCTCTGTTAGTGCATATGACACTTAACCTTCTTTCACTGTTTCGTTCCCTGTTTTCCGAGAGTTGGTTTCTCAGACTCTTTCAGGTAACAGGAACTGTTGATTCATTCGTCCAAAACTGCATCAGATTTTTCAATAATGATCGTATGGGCCATAGTATCTTTCTAAGCAATTTGCCACGGAAAATATACTTCTGaactaaaattcctttcttttaagtttttgttattacctgttgtgatggtaattgcttcatagcaaaggaagataaaggaaaggagaacgcattttcgagaagttcggcagtaaggagtcTTTCGCGCTtgtgttggaggcgtctgttctcgcggctgttctggaatcgtcgggcgtgttgtggagtgcaacacacgcctaagtggcgggagaaatgccgcgatttctgatgcaatg
Encoded here:
- the LOC135226074 gene encoding uncharacterized protein LOC135226074, which gives rise to MIESSWSMAKTLVFLVGCIAFCSSARAEHDFRVSEDNEAVAFSLQKESSITLAFWTSDTNTSLTFEVEKASFFKDHWYYQNETSPIKPKMWHFFEISFKESTVYFNTYVRSAGSNQYVTSTKTNSSKHNLTLYIKSRKKIYWHQCLDYFSCYLPGPEGYKELPGPEAYTELALVFSVPICCVCITLIIALTVYFSRVKKSATEELEAKEGQQEPTINFGVSPRDSVSHESINSLYWTVT